Proteins from a single region of Acidovorax sp. NCPPB 3576:
- a CDS encoding RNA-binding S4 domain-containing protein: protein MNPPESMRLDKWLWCARFYKTRSLAVEEIGKGRVTVNGQAVKAARELRAGDTIALRQGPVQRMVLVRALSGVRGPAPVAQLLYEETQESIAARENAAEQRRLAPEPAASLHEGRPTKRDRRSIDQARDWGSRWSASADD from the coding sequence ATGAACCCTCCCGAATCGATGCGCCTGGACAAATGGCTGTGGTGCGCCCGCTTCTATAAAACCAGGTCGCTGGCCGTGGAAGAGATCGGCAAAGGCCGCGTGACCGTCAACGGGCAAGCGGTCAAAGCCGCCCGGGAACTGCGCGCTGGCGACACCATCGCCTTGCGCCAGGGCCCTGTGCAACGCATGGTTCTCGTGCGGGCACTGAGCGGCGTGCGTGGCCCGGCGCCCGTCGCGCAATTGCTTTACGAAGAAACACAGGAAAGCATCGCCGCCCGGGAAAACGCCGCGGAACAACGCCGCTTGGCCCCGGAGCCCGCGGCCAGCCTGCATGAAGGCCGTCCCACCAAGCGCGACCGGCGCAGCATCGATCAGGCCCGGGATTGGGGCAGCCGCTGGAGCGCGTCCGCCGACGACTGA